The stretch of DNA GCAGGCGGCTGCTGACGTTCATGTTCATCGGCGGCGGCTACGCGGGCATCGAGGCCATCGCGGAGCTGGAGAGCATGGCCCGCGAGGCGGTCAAGCACTACCGCTCGCTGCGCCCCGAGGACATGCGGTGGATCATGGTCGAGGCGATGGACCGGATCATGCCCGAGGTCAGCGCGCCGATGGGGGAGTACACCCGGCGCCGCCTGGAGGAGCGCGGCATCGAGGTGAAGCTGAACACCACCGCGAAAACGCTGGAAGGCGGGCACGTGGTGCTCTCCGACGGCGACGAGTTCGACGCGGACACCATCGCCTGGACCGCCGGGGTCAAACCGCATCCGATGCTGGAGGACTCCGACCTGCCCCGGGACAGCAAGGGCCGGGTCTCGTGCACCACGAAACTCCAGGTCAGCGGCACCCACGATGTCTTCGCAGCCGGTGACTGCGCCGCCGTGCCGGACTTGACCAGCGACGATCCGGACGCGCTGTGCGGCCCGTCGGCCCAGCACGCGGTGCGGCAGGCGAACACGCTCGCGGACAACGTCCTGGCGCTGCTGCGCGGGCACGAGCTGCGCGACTACCGGCACCGCTACGCAGGGTCCGTCGCCGGACTGGGCCTGTTCCAAGGTGCCGCCGAGGTGTACGGGATCAAGCTCAAGGGCCTGCCCGCGTGGCTGCTGCACCGCGTCTACCACCTGGCGAAGATCCCGACCGCCTCGCGCAAGCTCCGGATCCTCGGCGACTGGCTGATGGAGCTGCCGCTGCGGCGGCAGACCGTGGCGCTCGGCGAACTGCACGACCCGCGCGCCGAATTCGTCCGCGCCGCCAACACCCGCGGACTGCCCAGCGAACACGGGAGGGCGGGTTGAAGCGCCGATGAGCGCCGAACCGTACGTCCCCGCCCGCGCACGACTGCCCGGCCTGCGAAAAGCGGTGCAGTCGTGCGCGGGCTGCGCTCTGCACCGGGACGCCACGCAAGCCGTGTTCGGCAGCGGTTCGGAATCCGCGCGGCTGGTACTCGTCGGCGAACAACCCGGTGACCAGGAGGACCGCAAGGGACAACCATTCAGCGGCCCGGCTGGCGGCCTGCTCGACCGTGCCCTGGAACGCGCGGGAATCGACCGCGACGATGCCTACGTCACCAACGCCACCAAGCACTTCAAGTTCTCCCGGCAGCGCGGCAAGCGCCGCATCCACCAGAAACCCAACCGCAGCGAGGTGGCGGCCTGCTGGCCGTGGCTGGCCGCCGAACTCCGCGTCGTTGACCCGGACCTGGTGGTGTGCTTGGGCGCCACCGCCGCGCAAACCCTGCTCGGCACGACGTTCCGGCTCACCCGCTCCCGCGGCCGCCTCGTCGATCTGCCCGAGTCGGCACTCGCCGGCCACCGTCACGGCCCGGCCCGCGCGCTCGCCACCATCCACCCGTCGGCCGTGCTGCGCGCCGACGACTCCGAGACGGAACTGGAAGGGCTGGTCAACGACCTACGAGTGGCCGCGGAAGCACTCGCGCCGACCTCCGGGTGATCAAGTCGGCCCCCCGTGCTCGGGGCCTCGGCGGGCTGTTGTACGGTATGCAGGCACGCGGTGAACGGGACATCAAACCCCCGGGAAACCGCACCAACCGAACAAGGGGCTGTGGCGCAGCTGGTAGCGCACTTGACTGGCAGTCAAGGGGTCACGGGTTCGAATCCCGTCAGCTCCACCAAGGGTTCTGACCCTGATCTGACCAGCGGTTTTGTTTGGCCGCTGGTCTTTTTGTCTTTCTAGCTAACCCAAGGTGCCGTGCTCAGGTCCTCAGCGTGGGCGTGGGCGGGGGTGGCCTTGTGCAGGTCCGGGCCTGGTCGGTGCGGTTGATCCCGGTGCCCGGCTTATTGGTGCCGGCGTCGGCAGCCCGCAGCGGACCGCGGGCCGCGCGACTTGGGTCCAGCAGCCCTCGTATGAACGCCACCCCGGCCCTGCCACGACTCGAGCAGCGCTCGCAGGACGGGCGCCGAGTCTGCGTCGGACGGTTGGCAGCATGCCTCCGTCGACAGAGATGGCGACGCCGGTGAGGTAGGAGGCGAGGAAGGCGATCAGTTCTGCGGTTCCTCCGGCTGCCCGGGGCGGCCGAGCGGGGCGGCAAGGCGCCGGTGGAACTCCTTGCGGATGGTGTCCAGGTCGCGGCCGGTGGTTTCGGCTTCGTGCAGCAGGCTGGCTTCGACGGCGCCGGTCTCGATGACGCCGGGCATGACCGCGGTCACGCGCACGCCGTGCGGGCCGCAGGCGTGGGCGAGGCTCTTGCTGTAGGAGTTCAGGGCGGCGTAGGGACGCCGCACGATCGCGGTCCTTCGGCGCAGACCGACTTGGCCGCCGAGACGGAAAAGGCGCCGCTCCACTGGAGTCGAACAAGACGTTGGGCGAGAAATTCTCCGGACGGCCGAGCCGTTGTCGAGAATCCCGACTTGGCTGCGGGCGTCGAGATCGATCCGCCCCGGTTGTTTCCAGGAATGCGGAAATGTTGCGGCGCGACGCGCAATTGTTCGGTGGTTCGACGGATTCCGCATTCACGCTGTTGGTGGTGTGCGGTCTGGTAGGGCGCGGGTAGCTTGACGAGTTGTACCGGGGGTCGAAATTTGGGGGTGCGGTGCTTCATCGGAACGCGAGTGGGCGCGCAGTGATCGAAAGGTTCACCTCGATCGCCGCCAGGTTCTCGGACGCGGTCGCCGTACGGGATTCGGGTGGCGCGGAACTCACCTACAACGAGCTGTACGAGAACGCTCAGGACCTGGCCGACGAACTGCTTCGCGCGGACGTCGATCCAGCGGGGCTGATCGCGGTGGACATTCCTTCCGGCATCGATTCCACTATCGCGTTCGTCGCGGTCTGGCTGCTCGGCGGGGCTTACCTTCCGCTGGCTCGTTCCGGTCCTTCCGCGCGGAACGAGCGGATCATCGCGGATGCCGCTCCGCAGGCCGTCCTGACCCTGGCCGGGGACGACTCGGCTGCACCGCTGCTGTGCGGGAAGTACGCGCTCGAGCTGCGACCGGGCTCCCGACGGCCGACGGCGGGTACGGCCTACGTCATCTACACCTCGGGGACCACGGGCGTGCCGAAAGGTGTCCCGGTTTCGCAGCGGAACCTGACCGCGTTGTTCGATGCGGTCGCGCCCTGGTTCGACGTCGGGTTGGCCGACCGGTGGCTGGTGTTCCACTCGCCCGCTTTCGACTTTTCGGTGTGGGAATTGTGGGGCGCGTTGAGCACCGGAGGAACCGCGGTGATCCCGGACGGCTGGACCGTCCGGGATCCGCACCGGTGCGCGGAACTGATCCGGCGCGAGGGGATATCCGTGCTGAGCCAGACACCGACGGCTTTCCGGGAGCTGTCGCCGGAACTGTGCGCGGGAAATCCCGGGAGCCTGCGAATCCGGTACGTGGTGTTCGGCGGGGAGCGGCTGCAAGCGGGCCTGCTCGCGAAGTTCCGGGAAATCTCGCCGGCAGTGCTGTACAACATGTACGGAATCACGGAGGTCACCGTGCACGCCACGATCCGCCGGATATCCCTGAACGACATCGAATGCAACGGGCAGAACATCGGCGAGCCGCTGCCAGGATTCGCCGCCCGCGTCGTCGATGAGCACGACCAGCCGGTAACGCCGGGCAACGCGGGAGAGCTGCTGCTGTCCGGGCCGCAGGTGGTGGCGGGCTACCTCGGCCGGCCGGAGCTCACCGCGGAGAAGTTCACCGCCGCGTCCGGACGGGTGTTCTACCGCAGCGGCGACCTTGTGCGGTGGGAAGACGACGGGCTGGTGTACGTGGGCCGCAACGACGACCAGGTGAAGATTCGCGGGCACCGCATCGAACTGGGTGAGGTCGAGCGCGCGCTGCAAACCGTCCCGGAGGTCTCCGCGGCGGTCTGCGTCGCGCTGCGCGGGGACGGCGGAACCCGGCTCGCGTGCGGATACCTCACCGCAGGCAGCACCGAACTGCCCCGCAGAAGGTGGCGGCAGGCCCTCGCGGACCGGCTGCCCGCCTACATGATCCCGGAAGCGTTCACCCGCCTGGAAACGATCCCGCGAACAGACAACGGAAAGATCGACCGCGCAGCACTCGAGCAGATGTTCCGGAGGGCGCCGTGCAAGCCGATGCCATGAAGTCCGATGCCGCGAAAATCGAACGATCGGTCGTGGAGTGGCTCCGCGCCGAACTGGATGATCCCGAAATCACCGCCTCCGACAATTTCCTGGACGTCGGTGCGCATTCGCTCACCTTCGCCAAGCTCAACAGGTTCCTGAGCGATTCCTTCGGGGTCGCCCTGGAAGCGCGGGAAACCTACGAGGCCCCGCTGCACGAGGCCGTCGCAAACCGACGTTCCGTCGATCGACCAGCGCACCGGTAGGAGATTGCCGTGACCGAGAACCTCGACATCGACCACTCGCTGTCCGCTGCGGACGAGGAGTTCTTCCAGCGGAACGGCTACATCGGCCCGATCACCGTCTACACCCCCGAAGAAATGGACGAGATGTGGCGGACGGTCCGCAGGCAGACGCTGGACCGATCGCACGCGGCCTACCCGGAAGACGCCAGTTCCGGCGGAACGAACATCGCGAACTACGACCGCCACCTGGACATCGACCTGCTCGCGCAGCACGTCTGCAACGCGCGCATCGTCGATCGCGTCGCCTCGGTGCTGGGGCCGGACATCCTCTGCTGGCGCACCGAGTTCTTCCCCAAGTACCCGGGCGACGAGGGAACCGACTGGCACCAGGCGGACACCTTCGCCAACGCGAGCGGAAAGCCGCAGATCCTCTGGCCCGGCGAGTCCGAGGACGACTTCGGGGCGGGCACGATCACGGTGTGGACCGCGTTCACCGAGTCGACCCGGGAGAACGGCTGCCTGCAGATCATCCCGGGTTCCCAGAACAAGATGAACTACGACGAGACGAAGCGCATGGACTACAGCGAGTCCCGCATCAATGCCGAGCAGAAGGACGGGATCGCGCGGGGGTTCTTCGGATACGATTACCGGCAGCTGCAGATCGATCCGGACTGGACGCCCAACGAATCCGACGCCTTCTCGCTGGTGATGGAGAAGGGCCAGTGCGTCATCTTCTGGTCGACGCTGATGCACGCTTCGCTGCCGAACACGAGCGAGGGCAAGAACTATCGCATGGGCTTCGCCTCCCGATATGTGCCGACCAAGGTCCGCGTCTATCCGGACACCGACTCGGTGCAGGAGTACGGCGGGAGCATTCCGCTGGAGAACTACGGGGCCGTCGTGGCGCGCGGCGAAGACCGCTACGGGCACAACCGGATCGCCACCCGGACGCTGCGCGGGACGCCGTTCCGGACTCGAACCGCTTCTTGACGCGGCCCGGCCCGGTGCTGCGAAGCGCCGCGCGACCGTTAGACCATACGGTACGATCGGTGAAATGAACGATCCCGTGGTTCATCAACTCGCCGTGTACCTGGACGACACCTACGCGACCGAGGTCAGCACCACCGTCATCGCCGGCGCGCTGCACGACGAGCAGCGCTGTCTCGCCGTCCGGGACAACATCGTGCATCCCCAGGGCGGCGGCCAGCCGGCGGACATCGCGACGCTGAACGGGGCAGCGGCCTCGGTCGTCCGGGTGCAGCACGACCAGCCGCTGGTCGCGCTCGTGCCCGAGCTGCCTGCCGGGGAGCTGCCCGCGGTGGGCGAGCGGGTTTCCGTCGCGGTGGACCGGGCCGCCCGGCTCGAGCACGCCGCCCTGCACACCGCGGGTCACCTGGTGGATGCGGCCGTGCGCGCGCGGGATTACCGGCACATCGTCAGCAATCACTTTCCCGGCCAGGCCCGCATCGAGTTCGAGGCGGGCACGGCATTGGAAGACGCCGAGGAGTTCGTCGCCACGGTGCAGGCCGATGTGCACGCCGTGATCGACAAGGACCTGCCGGTCGAGGCGTACTGGGCGGACGGGCGCCGCTACGTGCGGATCGGCGAGTTCTCGCTGGACGAGTGCGCCGGCACGCACGTTTCGCACCTGGACGAACTCGCCGATCTGGTGGTCCGCTCGGCCAAGGTGAAGAAGGGACGGCTCAAGGTTGGCTACTCCGCGCGCTACCGCGAAGGGGCGGACCGGCGGTAACGAAGCGTGGGCGGCCCGGCTCGGCCGTTCCGCATCGGCCGGGGATCTCGCGGTCGTCGGCGTCGCGGCGGTGTGGGGGTCGTCCTACGCCGTGATGCAGGCCGTCAACGCCACCGGCCTGTCCTTCCCCAACTTCCTCGCGCTGCGGTTCGCCGCGGCCGCGTTGCCGCTGCTGGTCTACGCGGTTCTCGCGCGGGTCCGTTTGAATCGGCGCGAACTGCGCCACGGGCTGCTCTACGGCGCGCTGCTGTTCACGATCCTGCTGCTGGAGACGTCCGGGGTGGCCTACACCAGCGCTGCCAACGCGGGGTTCCTGATCACCCTGTCGGTGATCCTGGTGCCGCTCTACAGCAGGGTGTTCGGCGGAGTGCGGCAGCGGCCCGCGATCTACGCGCTATCGGCCGTAGCGCTGCTCGGGTGCGCAGCGTTGACGCTGGGGAGCTCCGGGGCGCCGTTCGCGGTGCGGCCGGGCGATGGGCTGATCCTGGCGGCGGCTCTGGTGCGCGCTTACCAGATCTTCTCGTTCGGGCGGACCTCGAGCCATCGCGACTTCAACGTGCTGTCGGTGACGCTGGTCGAGGTCGTCGTGGTCGCCGCGCTGAGCCTTCTGGTGTCGCCGCTGTTCGGTCCGCTGCTGACCGAGCAGGTTTCCGCGATCACGCCGGGGGTGTGGGTGCTGATCGCGTACCTCGGCGTGCTGGGCACCGCGTTCGCGTTCGCGGCGCAGCTGTTCGCGGCTCGCCGGACCAGCGCCACGCGGGTCGCCATCATCATGTCCACCGAGCCGGTCTTCGCGGCGTTCTTCGCGATCGTCCTGCGCGGGGAGGGGCTGATGCTCATGCAGATCGTGGGCGGGGTGCTGATCGTCGTCGCGGCCGCGTTCGGGCGCCTGCTGGAGAACCGCGCGCAGGAGGCCGCGGCGTGACGCCGGCCGGTCGGCTTCCGGCTGTCGCGCTCATCCCACCTGCCTGCTGCGGCGCGGGCTACTTCCGCCGACTCCGCCGGGCGCTGGGGGCCGGGGTGGAGATCTGCGGAGTCGAGTTGCCCGGCCGCGGACGCCGGTACCGGGAACCCGCGCTGACCTCGGCTGAACGGGCTCTCCGGGACGTGCAAGCGCAGGTTCCGCACTCGGTGGGGGTGGTTTACGGCGAGAGCCTGGGCGCCTACATCGGCCTGGCGCTGCTCGCCGAGCGCGGCGTGGGGACCTGCCTGATCGCCGCGTCCAATCCGGCTCCGCGCACTCGCGACGACATCGATCTCGCGGGCATCGATTCGCTCGACGGCGCCGCCGCGATCCTGTCCCGGCTCGGCGGCGGTCCGCCTGCGGAGCTGGGGCAGGACCCCGCCGTCGCCGCGCAGGCGCACGCGCTGATCCGGAGTGATCTGCTGCTTTCGCAGGGATTCATCGAGCTGACCCGGCGGCTGGTGGTGGACGGGGACGTTCGCGTGCTCGCCGCTTCCGAGGACGGCGGGATGCAGCAGCCGGAGGCCTGGCAGCGGCACACCCGGGGTTCGTGCAGCACGGTTCGGCTGACGGGACCGCATCTGCTCTCCGGCGCGAATCCACGCGGTGTCGCCGATGCCGTCCTCGCAGTGCTGCGGGAACGGTGACGGTCATTGCCGCGCGGCGCTGTCCACGTGCAACGGCGAGGCGATCACGACGGTGATGTCGGCCGGGTCCGCACCGGTCGAGTACGTGTGCGGCTGATCGCCGGGGAAGGACAGGCAATCACCGGGAGCGAGATCCGCGAGATCGGCGTTCGCGCCCGCGCGGAGCTCACCCGAGGCCACGATGAGGCTTTCGATCGTTCCGGGCGCGTGCGGCGCACCCGTCGTTTCGTGTTCGGCCGGGATCCGGAGCCGCCAGATCTCGACCGAGTAGCTGCCGTGCAGGCGCCGCAGCAGTTCGCGCGTGGGGCCGTCCGGATCGCCGGGCGTGCCGGGCACTTTCACGGACGTTTCGGTGCTTTGGAAGCTCACGAGGTCGGCCAGCGGCAGCGCCAGCGCCACCGCCAGCGCGTCCAAGGTGCCGATCGTGGGGTTGCCGCTGCCGGCTTCGATGCTGGAAAGCGCCGCTTTGCTGATGCCTGCGCGACGGGCCAGCTCGGCACTGGTGAGGCCGCGGGCGCTGCGGATGCGCTTGACGTGCGCGCCGATCGCGCGGCCCGTCGAGCGCGACACCGGATCGCCTTGGGCCTGCGTCACAATCCCTCCCGCGCACCGTGCTCGCAATGCAGTTCGACGCGCGGAGCGTAGCAACCGGTCCCGGCGCACACCGGAAACCGCCGCGTCGACGGGTTCATGGCCTGCGGCGGGGATGCGTGCAGCAGCACCAGCCCGATCGCGTCGTGCCCGGCTGCGCCGACCGCGGTGGGAGCAATGTGCCGTGCAGCGACCAGTTCTCGCCGTCCCGGCTCCAGTGCAGGTAGTCGCGCTGCCACGGCCGCCGCGCGACCAGCCGCCGTTCGTGCAGCTCGTGCTGGGTTTCCCACGCTCTTCCGATGCCGTGCAGCGCGCGCTGGAGCAACATCATCGAGCCCTCCCTGTGTTCTTTAAAACGAACACACAGGAAGATATAACAGCCGATGTGCCGATGAAAGTCGCCCGGTCGCAGGCAACCACGTTCTTTCCGCGGCTCACGCGCACGCGCCGGCTCGGCGGCGGGGATCAGCGGGAGGCGGCCTGCTCGACCAGCTCGGCGGCGTATCCGGCCACCGTCTCCGGGCGGCTGCGCGGCAGCCAGTGCCCGCCGGGAACCCGGTGAACGCGCAGGTCCGGCACCCACTCCGCGATGCCGGTCTGCACCGGCGGGTGCACGAACCGGTCCGCGCTCGGCGCGATCACCTGCACCGGGACGTCGGTGCGCCGCGGCTCGGGACGGGCGAAGCGGCGGAGCATGTTCGCCCGGTACAGAGCCAAGCCGTGGATCGCGTCCGGCAGCTCGGGCGCGCTCGCCGACCGGTCGAGCGCGCGGACGAGGCGTTGGGTGAGGCCGCTGCGCCAAGCCAGCTCCGGCAGCTTGGGAATCTGGAAGAAGCCGATGTAGCCGGAGGAAGCCAGCTGCGCCACCAGCTCGCGCAGCGCGGGCAGCCCGGCCCGCACGCGGGACCGCATCCACCGCGCGGCGTGGTCCAGGCACGGGCCGGAGATCGAGGTGTACGAGGCGACCCGTCCGCGCAGGTCGTCACCGGTGATCGCGTGCCAGGTCTGGATCGAGCCCCAGTCGTGCGCGAGCAGGTGCACCGGATGGTCCGGGCTGACGGCGTCCAGCACCGCCGTCAGGTCCTCCGCGAGCCGGTCGAGCAGGTAGGCGCTGTCCCGATGCGGCTTGTCCGACTCGCCCGCGCCGCGCACGTCGTAGGTGACGACGTGGAACCGGTCTTGCAGCGACTGCACGACGCCGTCCCACAGCGAGCGGTTGTCCGGATAGCCGTGCACGCACACCAGCGTCGGCGCGGTTCGCGGGCCGGATTCGACGACGGCCAGCGACGTACCGTCCCGGGAAACGACCCGCCGAACCATCGCAAAACCTCCTGTTACCGGAAGTAACGGCTACTGGAGGTGGAACTATGCAGCGTCCGGCGCAGCGCTGTCAACGCGCTGCCGCGATCGTGCGGGGCGACGGCTGTGCCCCGCCGCAGCAGTGCGGCCGGCTCAGCCGAGCAGCGGCCGCACCTTCTGGCCGAAGTCGTGCACGCCCTTCTCGAACTCGTCGAAGGTGAACATCACCCCGCGCACGCCCGGCATCGAGGTCACCTTGTCGAGCTGGCGGGCGATCGTCTCGTGCGAGCCGACCAGGGTGCCCATGTTGAGGTTGATCGCGCCTTCCGGCAGGTTGATCGTCTTCGCCGTGCCGCCCTCCGGCGCGGAGGCGTCCTTGGCGCCCTCGTCGGCCATGTAGCCGAGAGCTTCCAGGTCCGCGCCGGCGTGGTAGGAGCGCCACTTCGCCCAGGCTTCTTCGTCGGTCTCGGCCATGATGAGCATGAACAGCGGCAGCGAACCCACGTCCCGGCCGGTCCGCTCGGCCGCGGCCGCGAGCCGCTGCACCGGTTCCGCGTAGTTCTCCGGGGCGTTGACGCCCGGGGTGAGCACGAAGTTGTAGTCGCCGACCTCCGCGGTCATCCGCATCCCGCGATCCGACTGGCCCGCGCAGACCACGTCCACGTGCCCGGACGGGCGCGGTTCCAGGCGGCAGTCGCTCATGCCGAAGAACTCACCGTCCAAGTTGGACACTCCGGTGGTCCAGAGTTCGCGCAGCACCCGGACGTATTCGGTCGAGTAGTCGTAGCGCCGCTCGAAGTACTCGTCGCCCGGCCACAGGCCCATCTGGTCGTACTCGTTCTTGGCCCAGCCGGAGACGATGTTGACCCCGAAGCGGCCGGGCGCGATCGAGTCGATCGTCGTGGCCATCCGCGCCACCATCGCGGGCGGCAGCGTGAGCACCGCCGTCGAGGCGTAGAGCCGGATCCGCTCGGTCACCGCGGCCAGCCCGGCCATCATCGTGAACGATTCCAGGTTGTGGTCCCAGAACTCCGTCCTGCCGCCGAAACCGCGCAGCTTGATCATGGACAGCGCGAACGCGAACCCCTGTCGCTCCGCCTCCAGCGCCACGTTCTTGTTCAGCTCGAACGACGGCATGTACTGCGGTGCGTTCTCCGAGATCAGCCAGCCGTTGTTCCCGATCGGCAGGAAAACGCCGAAATCCATGGGTGTTCCTCACGTCAGATGCATTCGCGCGGAACATACGGCGACCTACCGGCGGCCGGTGCCGCCAAGTAGCGGATCATGACGTCGTGACGCCACAGCGCCGCATCAAGCCCTGCGCGTCGAACGGCGCGTGCGCCTTGATGTCGTTGTCGAAGTAGACGTGCACGTCGCGGCCGGAATCCTTGCGCGGCGCGGGATCGGCGGCGGTGTGCGGAGTCGCCGGGCTCTTCCCCGCGTGCCAGGCGCGCACCAGATCCGCCCACTCGTCCAGCGCCTCGGCGGTGTAGCCGCTGGCGTAGAGCTCCTCGGCGCCGTGCAGCCGCACGTAGCAGAAGTCGCTGGTCACGTCGTCCATGCGCGGCCACGTTCCGGCGGTGTCGGCGGTGACCAGCGCGATGTCGTGCGCGCGCAGCAGATCGACGCACTCCGCGGTGGCGAAGCTGGGGTGGCGGGCCTCCAGCGCGTGGCGCAGCGGGCGGTCGGCGTCGGTCTCGGTCAGCGCGCGGCCGCGGAGTCGTTCGTCGTGTCCGCCCGCGAGTTCCGCGGCAGCGGCCGTGCTGCGCGGGAGCAGGTCGAAGAATTCCGCCAGTCGTTCCGGATCGAACCGCGTCGTGGCGGGCAGCTGCCACAGCAGCGGGCCGAGTTTTCCGCCGAGTGCCAGAACACCGGAAGCGAAGAAGTTCGCCAGCGGCACCTCGACGTCGCGCAGCCGCTTCATGTGCGTGATGAACCGGCTGCCCTTGACCGCGAACACGAAGTCGTCCGGGGCCTGCTCGGCCCACCAGCGGTAGCGCTCCGGTCGTTGCAGCGAGTAGAAGGAGCCGTTGATCTCGGCGGAGCCGAGCTGCCCGGCCAGGTATTCCAGCTCGCGGCGCTGCGGCAGACCGCGCGGGTAGAACGTGCCGCGCCACGGCGGGTAGAGCCAGCCCGAAGTGCCGATGAAGATGCCCGCCATCGCCCGCTCACCTCGCGGTGAACGCGACCGGCAGTTCCAGCAGCCCGCGGTTGCGGAACGACGCACGCCACGGCAGCTGATCCGGCGGCACCGCCAGCGCGAGGTCCGGCAATCGCCGCAGCAGGGTCTCGAACCCGATCTCGGCTTCCATCCGGGCCAGCGGGGCGCCCAGGCAGAAGTGCGGGCCGTTGCCGAACGCCAGGTGCGGGTTGTCGCCGCGGGTCACATCCAGCATGTCCGGGGCGGTGAACACCTCGGGGTCGTGGTGCGCCGAGACCAGCGACAGCAGCACCGTTTCTCCCGCGGGCACGGTGACTCCGCCGATCCGCACGTCCGAGATCGGGAAGCGGCGGATCGCCGTCTGCGGCGGTGGGTCGAAGCGCAGCAGCTCGTCGACCGCGGAGCGCAGCAGCGGCGGGTCGGCGCGCAGCGTGCCCAGCTGGTCGGGGTGCGACAGCAGTACCGCCATGCCGTTGCCCAGCAGGTTCACCGTGTTCTCGTACCCGGCGAAGAGCATCAGGAACGCGGTGGAGGTCAGCTCGTCCTCGGTCAGCCGCTCCTGGTCGCGCTGCGCGAGCAGGTTGCTGATCAGGTCGCCGCCCGGGTCGGCGCGCTTGGCCGCGACGAGCTCCACCAGGAAGCGGTGCAGCGAGTCGAGCGCGTCCGCGGCGGAGCGCCTGCTGCTCGGCGCGAGCATTTCGTCGGTCCACGCGCGGAAATCGGGACGGTCGGTGGTGGGGACTCCGAGCAGTTCGCAGATCACCGCGATCGGCAGCGGTCCCGCGTAGGCCGTCATCAGGTCGGCGTGTCCGGAGTCGGCGAACTCGTCGATCAGTTCTTCGGCGAGTGCGGCGACCTGCGGCCGCAGGTGGTGCACCCGGAACGCCTGCGCGGTGATCCGGCGCAGCCTGGTGTGCCGCGGGGCGTCCATGTTCAGCAGGTTCGCGTCCAGCGCGGGCGGTAGCGCGAAGCCCTGGTAGCCGTCCCGCGCGTGTGCCTTGTCCAGCGACAACCGGGGATCGGCCAGCGCCGCGCGCACGTCCTCGTAGCGGGTCACCAGCCACACCGCGGCGCCGTCCGGGGTGATCGCGCGGTGCACCGAACCCTGCTCGCGCAGCTTCGCGTAGGTCGCGACCGGGGCGGTCACGAAGTCGTCGCCGAGCTCGACCGGTGCCATGCCTCGAATCTACGACAACGGGGCCGGGCCGGGCGGTC from Saccharopolyspora sp. SCSIO 74807 encodes:
- a CDS encoding XRE family transcriptional regulator; protein product: MSRSTGRAIGAHVKRIRSARGLTSAELARRAGISKAALSSIEAGSGNPTIGTLDALAVALALPLADLVSFQSTETSVKVPGTPGDPDGPTRELLRRLHGSYSVEIWRLRIPAEHETTGAPHAPGTIESLIVASGELRAGANADLADLAPGDCLSFPGDQPHTYSTGADPADITVVIASPLHVDSAARQ
- a CDS encoding alpha/beta fold hydrolase, which encodes MVRRVVSRDGTSLAVVESGPRTAPTLVCVHGYPDNRSLWDGVVQSLQDRFHVVTYDVRGAGESDKPHRDSAYLLDRLAEDLTAVLDAVSPDHPVHLLAHDWGSIQTWHAITGDDLRGRVASYTSISGPCLDHAARWMRSRVRAGLPALRELVAQLASSGYIGFFQIPKLPELAWRSGLTQRLVRALDRSASAPELPDAIHGLALYRANMLRRFARPEPRRTDVPVQVIAPSADRFVHPPVQTGIAEWVPDLRVHRVPGGHWLPRSRPETVAGYAAELVEQAASR
- the rutA gene encoding pyrimidine utilization protein A, encoding MDFGVFLPIGNNGWLISENAPQYMPSFELNKNVALEAERQGFAFALSMIKLRGFGGRTEFWDHNLESFTMMAGLAAVTERIRLYASTAVLTLPPAMVARMATTIDSIAPGRFGVNIVSGWAKNEYDQMGLWPGDEYFERRYDYSTEYVRVLRELWTTGVSNLDGEFFGMSDCRLEPRPSGHVDVVCAGQSDRGMRMTAEVGDYNFVLTPGVNAPENYAEPVQRLAAAAERTGRDVGSLPLFMLIMAETDEEAWAKWRSYHAGADLEALGYMADEGAKDASAPEGGTAKTINLPEGAINLNMGTLVGSHETIARQLDKVTSMPGVRGVMFTFDEFEKGVHDFGQKVRPLLG
- a CDS encoding DUF72 domain-containing protein, producing the protein MAGIFIGTSGWLYPPWRGTFYPRGLPQRRELEYLAGQLGSAEINGSFYSLQRPERYRWWAEQAPDDFVFAVKGSRFITHMKRLRDVEVPLANFFASGVLALGGKLGPLLWQLPATTRFDPERLAEFFDLLPRSTAAAAELAGGHDERLRGRALTETDADRPLRHALEARHPSFATAECVDLLRAHDIALVTADTAGTWPRMDDVTSDFCYVRLHGAEELYASGYTAEALDEWADLVRAWHAGKSPATPHTAADPAPRKDSGRDVHVYFDNDIKAHAPFDAQGLMRRCGVTTS
- a CDS encoding cytochrome P450 → MAPVELGDDFVTAPVATYAKLREQGSVHRAITPDGAAVWLVTRYEDVRAALADPRLSLDKAHARDGYQGFALPPALDANLLNMDAPRHTRLRRITAQAFRVHHLRPQVAALAEELIDEFADSGHADLMTAYAGPLPIAVICELLGVPTTDRPDFRAWTDEMLAPSSRRSAADALDSLHRFLVELVAAKRADPGGDLISNLLAQRDQERLTEDELTSTAFLMLFAGYENTVNLLGNGMAVLLSHPDQLGTLRADPPLLRSAVDELLRFDPPPQTAIRRFPISDVRIGGVTVPAGETVLLSLVSAHHDPEVFTAPDMLDVTRGDNPHLAFGNGPHFCLGAPLARMEAEIGFETLLRRLPDLALAVPPDQLPWRASFRNRGLLELPVAFTAR